One segment of Manduca sexta isolate Smith_Timp_Sample1 chromosome 27, JHU_Msex_v1.0, whole genome shotgun sequence DNA contains the following:
- the LOC115455782 gene encoding F-box/WD repeat-containing protein 7 isoform X3, whose product MDPSCSGDVFEGTSRVSFDNSESKTDRDVNMAERSASPQTSGRQQIDDIEREDFDEENRIIKQCSRMIVDSKITAPPHYPGHISSANSSLASSSETISALSNLMTDYSMPGCSKNVANDSNATIKNMIHSRKYEEPRREEAFKPDFMQKLLSSNIEEKKDLPKGKLYKGDNNGLCDMEIDGCDLDAMSGPSGRTSSNASSIASTSSDSTKEFSVPSTSNAEKLLGLNDSRKNEAGSSRSSNYMQYYDGDEDSDDEVTEESWCTCLSSHEDDDEEDEGDPEPERLWRKRRYEPQPPTSTKRFCSDTTAGPSQECWPTPIQSVSGLQTHAHTQGSPEMKQWLNKFQTWTNTEKFQAIDALISRCSASHVRHMMKSIEPLFQRDFISLLPKELALTVLGYLQPKDLLRAAQTCRYWRFLADDNLLWKEQCRRIGIMAVKKMPRSLPRFASPWKAAYMRQHLIENNWLHKPVNTPIVMRGHDDHVITCLQFYGNRILSGSDDTTLKVWSAITGKCLRTLVGHSGGVWSSQMVGDMVISGSTDRTLRVWNAKTGQCLKVLAGHTSTVRCMHLHQNRVVSGSRDATLRVWSLPDGRCLRVLVGHLAAVRCVQYDGKVVVSGAYDYFVKVWNPETGECLHTLAGHTNRVYSLQFDGVHVVSGSLDTSIRVWDVESGQLKHTLTGHQSLTSGMELHSNILVSGNADSTVKVWDITTGHCLHTLSGPNKHQSAVTCLQSSNRFVITSSDDGTVKLWDVRTGEFIRNLVELSSGGSGGVVWRIRASATKLICAVGSRNGTEETKLLVLDFDVPGACRKCDE is encoded by the exons ATGGACCCATCATGCTCAGGTGATGTATTTGAAGGCACTAGTCGAGTGTCCTTCGACAACAGTGAGAGCAAGACTGATAGAGACGTCAATATGGCAGAAAGGAGTGCCTCTCCCCAGACAAGTGGCAGGCAACAAATAGATGATATAGAGAGGGAGGACTTTGATGAAGAAAACAGAATTATTAAACAATGTTCTCGTATGATAGTTGATAGCAAAATTACTGCCCCACCACACTACCCTGGACACATATCCAGTGCAAACTCTAGCTTAGCATCTAGCTCAGAGACTATATCCGCATTGTCTAATCTCATGACTGATTACAGTATGCCAGGGTGCAGCAAAAATGTGGCTAATGACAGTAATGCAACTATCAAAAACATGATCCATTCCAGAAAATATGAAGAGCCTAGGAGAGAAGAGGCATTCAAACCAGATTTCATGCAAAAACTTTTAAGCAGCAATATAGAGGAAAAGAAAGACCTTCCAAAGGGAAAACTCTATAAGGGTGATAATAATGGGTTATGTGATATGGAAATAGATGGTTGTGATTTAGATGCAATGAGTGGTCCTTCGGGAAGAACTAGTTCCAATGCCTCGAGCATCGCTAGCACCAGTTCTGATAGCACCAAGGAGTTCTCAGTCCCATCAACTTCAAATGCTGAGAAACTTCTTGGCCTAAATGACAGCAGAAAAAATGAGGCAGGCAGTTCTCGGTCCTCG AACTACATGCAATACTACGATGGCGATGAAGACTCCGATGACGAAGTCACCGAAGAGTCCTGGTGCACTTGTTTGTCTTCCCACGAG GACGACGACGAGGAAGATGAGGGAGATCCAGAACCTGAGAGGCTTTGG AGGAAGAGACGCTATGAGCCGCAGCCGCCCACTTCGACCAAGCGATTCTGCTCGGACACCACGGCGGGGCCCAGTCAGGAGTGCTGGCCGACGCCCATACAGAGCGTCAGTGGGCTTCAGACACACGCCCACACACAGGGCTCGCCTGAAATGAAACAATGGCTCAATAA ATTCCAAACTTGGACCAACACCGAGAAATTTCAAGCCATTGACGCGCTAATCAGCCGCTGCTCTGCAAGCCACGTGCGACACATGATGAAGTCGATCGAGCCTCTGTTTCAAAGAGATTTTATCTCCCTTCTCCCCAAGGAGTTGGCACTTACTGTGCTTGGCTACCTTCAACCTAAAGATCTGCTAAGGGCTGCTCAAACATGCCGGTATTGGAG GTTCCTAGCCGACGACAACCTTCTATGGAAGGAACAGTGCCGCCGCATCGGCATCATGGCGGTGAAGAAGATGCCTCGCTCCCTGCCGCGGTTCGCTAGCCCGTGGAAGGCGGCGTACATGCGCCAGCACCTCATCGAGAACAACTGGCTGCACAAGCCGGTTAATACGCCTATCGTGATGCGCGGACATGACGATCATGTCATCACATGCCTACAGTTCTATGGGAACAGGATACTCAGCGGCAGTGATGATACCACCTTGAAAGTGTGGTCTGCTATTACTGGCAAG TGCCTGCGCACCCTTGTGGGTCACTCGGGCGGCGTGTGGTCGTCGCAGATGGTGGGCGACATGGTGATCAGCGGGTCCACGGATCGCACGCTGCGCGTCTGGAACGCGAAGACCGGCCAATGCCTGAAGGTGCTCGCCGGTCACACCTCCACCGTGCGCTGCATGCACCTACACCAGAACAG aGTGGTGTCGGGGTCTCGAGACGCGACGTTGCGCGTTTGGTCTTTGCCTGATGGTCGGTGTCTGCGTGTCCTCGTGGGTCATCTGGCAGCGGTCCGGTGCGTGCAGTACGACGGCAAGGTGGTTGTCTCCGGCGCCTACGACTACTTCGTTAAGGTCTGGAACCCGGAAACCGGCGAATGTCTCCACACCCTCGCGGGACACACCAACCGCGTGTATAGTCTGCAG TTTGACGGTGTGCACGTTGTGAGCGGCTCTCTAGACACGTCAATCCGGGTATGGGATGTGGAATCGGGTCAGCTCAAGCACACGCTTACTGGGCACCAGTCGCTCACCTCCGGGATGGAGTTGCATTCCAACATCCTCGTCTCCGGCAACGCGGACTCCACCGTCAAGGTGTGGGACATCACCACCGGACACTGTCTGCACACTCTTTCAG GTCCTAACAAGCACCAGTCAGCGGTGACATGTCTGCAATCGTCCAATCGGTTTGTGATCACGTCGTCGGACGACGGCACGGTGAAGCTTTGGGATGTCCGCACAGGCGAGTTCATCCGCAATCTAGTGGAGCTGTCGTCGGGCGGATCGGGCGGTGTAGTGTGGCGCATTCGTGCCTCCGCCACCAAGCTCATCTGCGCAGTCGGCTCGCGCAACGGCACCGAGGAGACCAAATTGCTGGTGCTCGACTTCGACGTTCCCGGTGCGTGCCGCAAATGCGACGAATAG
- the LOC115455782 gene encoding F-box/WD repeat-containing protein 7 isoform X1, with the protein MNVFQIHKMSWRHHVQCSPSCMRAERATVYHPFHTSFPPRKMDPSCSGDVFEGTSRVSFDNSESKTDRDVNMAERSASPQTSGRQQIDDIEREDFDEENRIIKQCSRMIVDSKITAPPHYPGHISSANSSLASSSETISALSNLMTDYSMPGCSKNVANDSNATIKNMIHSRKYEEPRREEAFKPDFMQKLLSSNIEEKKDLPKGKLYKGDNNGLCDMEIDGCDLDAMSGPSGRTSSNASSIASTSSDSTKEFSVPSTSNAEKLLGLNDSRKNEAGSSRSSNYMQYYDGDEDSDDEVTEESWCTCLSSHEDDDEEDEGDPEPERLWRKRRYEPQPPTSTKRFCSDTTAGPSQECWPTPIQSVSGLQTHAHTQGSPEMKQWLNKFQTWTNTEKFQAIDALISRCSASHVRHMMKSIEPLFQRDFISLLPKELALTVLGYLQPKDLLRAAQTCRYWRFLADDNLLWKEQCRRIGIMAVKKMPRSLPRFASPWKAAYMRQHLIENNWLHKPVNTPIVMRGHDDHVITCLQFYGNRILSGSDDTTLKVWSAITGKCLRTLVGHSGGVWSSQMVGDMVISGSTDRTLRVWNAKTGQCLKVLAGHTSTVRCMHLHQNRVVSGSRDATLRVWSLPDGRCLRVLVGHLAAVRCVQYDGKVVVSGAYDYFVKVWNPETGECLHTLAGHTNRVYSLQFDGVHVVSGSLDTSIRVWDVESGQLKHTLTGHQSLTSGMELHSNILVSGNADSTVKVWDITTGHCLHTLSGPNKHQSAVTCLQSSNRFVITSSDDGTVKLWDVRTGEFIRNLVELSSGGSGGVVWRIRASATKLICAVGSRNGTEETKLLVLDFDVPGACRKCDE; encoded by the exons ATGAATGTGTTCCAAATTCATAAAATGTCCTGGAGACATCATGTGCAGTGCAGTCCATCATGCAT gaGAGCAGAACGTGCAACTGTGTATCATCCATTTCACACAAGT TTTCCACCCAGGAAAATGGACCCATCATGCTCAGGTGATGTATTTGAAGGCACTAGTCGAGTGTCCTTCGACAACAGTGAGAGCAAGACTGATAGAGACGTCAATATGGCAGAAAGGAGTGCCTCTCCCCAGACAAGTGGCAGGCAACAAATAGATGATATAGAGAGGGAGGACTTTGATGAAGAAAACAGAATTATTAAACAATGTTCTCGTATGATAGTTGATAGCAAAATTACTGCCCCACCACACTACCCTGGACACATATCCAGTGCAAACTCTAGCTTAGCATCTAGCTCAGAGACTATATCCGCATTGTCTAATCTCATGACTGATTACAGTATGCCAGGGTGCAGCAAAAATGTGGCTAATGACAGTAATGCAACTATCAAAAACATGATCCATTCCAGAAAATATGAAGAGCCTAGGAGAGAAGAGGCATTCAAACCAGATTTCATGCAAAAACTTTTAAGCAGCAATATAGAGGAAAAGAAAGACCTTCCAAAGGGAAAACTCTATAAGGGTGATAATAATGGGTTATGTGATATGGAAATAGATGGTTGTGATTTAGATGCAATGAGTGGTCCTTCGGGAAGAACTAGTTCCAATGCCTCGAGCATCGCTAGCACCAGTTCTGATAGCACCAAGGAGTTCTCAGTCCCATCAACTTCAAATGCTGAGAAACTTCTTGGCCTAAATGACAGCAGAAAAAATGAGGCAGGCAGTTCTCGGTCCTCG AACTACATGCAATACTACGATGGCGATGAAGACTCCGATGACGAAGTCACCGAAGAGTCCTGGTGCACTTGTTTGTCTTCCCACGAG GACGACGACGAGGAAGATGAGGGAGATCCAGAACCTGAGAGGCTTTGG AGGAAGAGACGCTATGAGCCGCAGCCGCCCACTTCGACCAAGCGATTCTGCTCGGACACCACGGCGGGGCCCAGTCAGGAGTGCTGGCCGACGCCCATACAGAGCGTCAGTGGGCTTCAGACACACGCCCACACACAGGGCTCGCCTGAAATGAAACAATGGCTCAATAA ATTCCAAACTTGGACCAACACCGAGAAATTTCAAGCCATTGACGCGCTAATCAGCCGCTGCTCTGCAAGCCACGTGCGACACATGATGAAGTCGATCGAGCCTCTGTTTCAAAGAGATTTTATCTCCCTTCTCCCCAAGGAGTTGGCACTTACTGTGCTTGGCTACCTTCAACCTAAAGATCTGCTAAGGGCTGCTCAAACATGCCGGTATTGGAG GTTCCTAGCCGACGACAACCTTCTATGGAAGGAACAGTGCCGCCGCATCGGCATCATGGCGGTGAAGAAGATGCCTCGCTCCCTGCCGCGGTTCGCTAGCCCGTGGAAGGCGGCGTACATGCGCCAGCACCTCATCGAGAACAACTGGCTGCACAAGCCGGTTAATACGCCTATCGTGATGCGCGGACATGACGATCATGTCATCACATGCCTACAGTTCTATGGGAACAGGATACTCAGCGGCAGTGATGATACCACCTTGAAAGTGTGGTCTGCTATTACTGGCAAG TGCCTGCGCACCCTTGTGGGTCACTCGGGCGGCGTGTGGTCGTCGCAGATGGTGGGCGACATGGTGATCAGCGGGTCCACGGATCGCACGCTGCGCGTCTGGAACGCGAAGACCGGCCAATGCCTGAAGGTGCTCGCCGGTCACACCTCCACCGTGCGCTGCATGCACCTACACCAGAACAG aGTGGTGTCGGGGTCTCGAGACGCGACGTTGCGCGTTTGGTCTTTGCCTGATGGTCGGTGTCTGCGTGTCCTCGTGGGTCATCTGGCAGCGGTCCGGTGCGTGCAGTACGACGGCAAGGTGGTTGTCTCCGGCGCCTACGACTACTTCGTTAAGGTCTGGAACCCGGAAACCGGCGAATGTCTCCACACCCTCGCGGGACACACCAACCGCGTGTATAGTCTGCAG TTTGACGGTGTGCACGTTGTGAGCGGCTCTCTAGACACGTCAATCCGGGTATGGGATGTGGAATCGGGTCAGCTCAAGCACACGCTTACTGGGCACCAGTCGCTCACCTCCGGGATGGAGTTGCATTCCAACATCCTCGTCTCCGGCAACGCGGACTCCACCGTCAAGGTGTGGGACATCACCACCGGACACTGTCTGCACACTCTTTCAG GTCCTAACAAGCACCAGTCAGCGGTGACATGTCTGCAATCGTCCAATCGGTTTGTGATCACGTCGTCGGACGACGGCACGGTGAAGCTTTGGGATGTCCGCACAGGCGAGTTCATCCGCAATCTAGTGGAGCTGTCGTCGGGCGGATCGGGCGGTGTAGTGTGGCGCATTCGTGCCTCCGCCACCAAGCTCATCTGCGCAGTCGGCTCGCGCAACGGCACCGAGGAGACCAAATTGCTGGTGCTCGACTTCGACGTTCCCGGTGCGTGCCGCAAATGCGACGAATAG
- the LOC115455782 gene encoding F-box/WD repeat-containing protein 7 isoform X2, which translates to MQRRAERATVYHPFHTSFPPRKMDPSCSGDVFEGTSRVSFDNSESKTDRDVNMAERSASPQTSGRQQIDDIEREDFDEENRIIKQCSRMIVDSKITAPPHYPGHISSANSSLASSSETISALSNLMTDYSMPGCSKNVANDSNATIKNMIHSRKYEEPRREEAFKPDFMQKLLSSNIEEKKDLPKGKLYKGDNNGLCDMEIDGCDLDAMSGPSGRTSSNASSIASTSSDSTKEFSVPSTSNAEKLLGLNDSRKNEAGSSRSSNYMQYYDGDEDSDDEVTEESWCTCLSSHEDDDEEDEGDPEPERLWRKRRYEPQPPTSTKRFCSDTTAGPSQECWPTPIQSVSGLQTHAHTQGSPEMKQWLNKFQTWTNTEKFQAIDALISRCSASHVRHMMKSIEPLFQRDFISLLPKELALTVLGYLQPKDLLRAAQTCRYWRFLADDNLLWKEQCRRIGIMAVKKMPRSLPRFASPWKAAYMRQHLIENNWLHKPVNTPIVMRGHDDHVITCLQFYGNRILSGSDDTTLKVWSAITGKCLRTLVGHSGGVWSSQMVGDMVISGSTDRTLRVWNAKTGQCLKVLAGHTSTVRCMHLHQNRVVSGSRDATLRVWSLPDGRCLRVLVGHLAAVRCVQYDGKVVVSGAYDYFVKVWNPETGECLHTLAGHTNRVYSLQFDGVHVVSGSLDTSIRVWDVESGQLKHTLTGHQSLTSGMELHSNILVSGNADSTVKVWDITTGHCLHTLSGPNKHQSAVTCLQSSNRFVITSSDDGTVKLWDVRTGEFIRNLVELSSGGSGGVVWRIRASATKLICAVGSRNGTEETKLLVLDFDVPGACRKCDE; encoded by the exons ATGCAAAG gaGAGCAGAACGTGCAACTGTGTATCATCCATTTCACACAAGT TTTCCACCCAGGAAAATGGACCCATCATGCTCAGGTGATGTATTTGAAGGCACTAGTCGAGTGTCCTTCGACAACAGTGAGAGCAAGACTGATAGAGACGTCAATATGGCAGAAAGGAGTGCCTCTCCCCAGACAAGTGGCAGGCAACAAATAGATGATATAGAGAGGGAGGACTTTGATGAAGAAAACAGAATTATTAAACAATGTTCTCGTATGATAGTTGATAGCAAAATTACTGCCCCACCACACTACCCTGGACACATATCCAGTGCAAACTCTAGCTTAGCATCTAGCTCAGAGACTATATCCGCATTGTCTAATCTCATGACTGATTACAGTATGCCAGGGTGCAGCAAAAATGTGGCTAATGACAGTAATGCAACTATCAAAAACATGATCCATTCCAGAAAATATGAAGAGCCTAGGAGAGAAGAGGCATTCAAACCAGATTTCATGCAAAAACTTTTAAGCAGCAATATAGAGGAAAAGAAAGACCTTCCAAAGGGAAAACTCTATAAGGGTGATAATAATGGGTTATGTGATATGGAAATAGATGGTTGTGATTTAGATGCAATGAGTGGTCCTTCGGGAAGAACTAGTTCCAATGCCTCGAGCATCGCTAGCACCAGTTCTGATAGCACCAAGGAGTTCTCAGTCCCATCAACTTCAAATGCTGAGAAACTTCTTGGCCTAAATGACAGCAGAAAAAATGAGGCAGGCAGTTCTCGGTCCTCG AACTACATGCAATACTACGATGGCGATGAAGACTCCGATGACGAAGTCACCGAAGAGTCCTGGTGCACTTGTTTGTCTTCCCACGAG GACGACGACGAGGAAGATGAGGGAGATCCAGAACCTGAGAGGCTTTGG AGGAAGAGACGCTATGAGCCGCAGCCGCCCACTTCGACCAAGCGATTCTGCTCGGACACCACGGCGGGGCCCAGTCAGGAGTGCTGGCCGACGCCCATACAGAGCGTCAGTGGGCTTCAGACACACGCCCACACACAGGGCTCGCCTGAAATGAAACAATGGCTCAATAA ATTCCAAACTTGGACCAACACCGAGAAATTTCAAGCCATTGACGCGCTAATCAGCCGCTGCTCTGCAAGCCACGTGCGACACATGATGAAGTCGATCGAGCCTCTGTTTCAAAGAGATTTTATCTCCCTTCTCCCCAAGGAGTTGGCACTTACTGTGCTTGGCTACCTTCAACCTAAAGATCTGCTAAGGGCTGCTCAAACATGCCGGTATTGGAG GTTCCTAGCCGACGACAACCTTCTATGGAAGGAACAGTGCCGCCGCATCGGCATCATGGCGGTGAAGAAGATGCCTCGCTCCCTGCCGCGGTTCGCTAGCCCGTGGAAGGCGGCGTACATGCGCCAGCACCTCATCGAGAACAACTGGCTGCACAAGCCGGTTAATACGCCTATCGTGATGCGCGGACATGACGATCATGTCATCACATGCCTACAGTTCTATGGGAACAGGATACTCAGCGGCAGTGATGATACCACCTTGAAAGTGTGGTCTGCTATTACTGGCAAG TGCCTGCGCACCCTTGTGGGTCACTCGGGCGGCGTGTGGTCGTCGCAGATGGTGGGCGACATGGTGATCAGCGGGTCCACGGATCGCACGCTGCGCGTCTGGAACGCGAAGACCGGCCAATGCCTGAAGGTGCTCGCCGGTCACACCTCCACCGTGCGCTGCATGCACCTACACCAGAACAG aGTGGTGTCGGGGTCTCGAGACGCGACGTTGCGCGTTTGGTCTTTGCCTGATGGTCGGTGTCTGCGTGTCCTCGTGGGTCATCTGGCAGCGGTCCGGTGCGTGCAGTACGACGGCAAGGTGGTTGTCTCCGGCGCCTACGACTACTTCGTTAAGGTCTGGAACCCGGAAACCGGCGAATGTCTCCACACCCTCGCGGGACACACCAACCGCGTGTATAGTCTGCAG TTTGACGGTGTGCACGTTGTGAGCGGCTCTCTAGACACGTCAATCCGGGTATGGGATGTGGAATCGGGTCAGCTCAAGCACACGCTTACTGGGCACCAGTCGCTCACCTCCGGGATGGAGTTGCATTCCAACATCCTCGTCTCCGGCAACGCGGACTCCACCGTCAAGGTGTGGGACATCACCACCGGACACTGTCTGCACACTCTTTCAG GTCCTAACAAGCACCAGTCAGCGGTGACATGTCTGCAATCGTCCAATCGGTTTGTGATCACGTCGTCGGACGACGGCACGGTGAAGCTTTGGGATGTCCGCACAGGCGAGTTCATCCGCAATCTAGTGGAGCTGTCGTCGGGCGGATCGGGCGGTGTAGTGTGGCGCATTCGTGCCTCCGCCACCAAGCTCATCTGCGCAGTCGGCTCGCGCAACGGCACCGAGGAGACCAAATTGCTGGTGCTCGACTTCGACGTTCCCGGTGCGTGCCGCAAATGCGACGAATAG